In a single window of the Nilaparvata lugens isolate BPH chromosome 1, ASM1435652v1, whole genome shotgun sequence genome:
- the LOC111045578 gene encoding zinc finger CCHC domain-containing protein 10: MTLGRHLQNKKASAYPQGVRCQKCLEYGHWTYECTGKRKFLHRDSRTTQLKKRLKGNVSSDGQSSQTSSADNLKNRKKSKAVEKDTASSSSDDEDSSSSSSDSDTDSSSSSSSSSSSSTSSVAKSSTSSSSSSSSSSS; encoded by the exons ATGACATTAGGTCGTCATCTTCAAAATAAAAA agcaAGCGCATATCCTCAAGGTGTGCGATGTCAGAAATGTCTGGAATATGGCCATTGGACCTACGAATGTACAGGAAAACGCAAGTTCCTCCACAGGGATTCAAGAACAACGCAACTAAAAAAACGATTGAAGGGAAATGTCTCCTCTGATGGACAGTCTTCACAAACATC gtctgctgacaatttgaaaaatCGCAAAAAGTCGAAGGCTGTTGAAAAGGACACTGCCAGCTCTTCAAGTGATGATGAAGATAGTAGTTCTTCGTCATCAGACTCTGACACTGACTCTTCAAGTtcttcatcctcatcatcatcatcatcaacatccaGTGTTGCAAAATCATCAACgtcatcatcatcgtcgtcaTCATCTTCGTCATCTTGA